AGGCGGCTTATATGGTGCAGTGCGATTCGCGATTGAGTGCATGGCGGCTGACATTTCGCCGGTGCTAGGAGTAGACCTGGCGGTCGCCCCCAGTGGGTTGCTGCGTCGATCCACACCGCAGCCATCGTCACGTCGCACTCCAGCTAAGGGCGGCGCCTGGGTTGAGCCCGATCATCCGCGGGTAGTGCTGCTCGCCCAAGGGCAACAGGGCTGGGCATCGTTATGCCGGTTGGTCTCGGCAGCGCATTTATCGGGTCAGCGGGGAGAACCGGTGGCAGATGTAGCTCAGATCGCCCGACATAGTGAGGGGCTAGTGCTGCTGTTGGGGGCAGAGTCGGAATGTGGTCGTGCGGTAACTGCGCATCGACTCGATCTCGCCGACCGACTACTGCGTCGATGGCGAGAAATCTTTGGCGATCGGATGCATGCTGCGGTGGCATGTCACTTGGTGCCGCAGTCGGGGGAGTCGATGGCGGGTCGGACCGGTCCAGGAGCAGATGGATTATCACTGCCGGCGGCGTCTCGGTTCTATCGCTGGGCAGTGGAACGGAATGTCTCGCCAGTTCTTACCAATGCAGTCCGTCACGCCCACCGCGAGCAGGCCCCAGTAGTCGATGTCTTGGATGCCATTCGGCGGCTAGTCCCGTTGAGCAGTCGGCATCTCAGTCGGGGGAATTCCGAGGGCTACCTCAAATCGGCGGCGCAGATGTTCCAGATGGGAGAGCAGGTTGTTACTGCGGCGGGGTACGCCACTGATCGGGTTCAGCAGTTATTAGCGAACACCATGGCACTGGCGCAGCAGTGTGCCTTAGACCCGGTAGCGGATATGGGTATCGGATCAGTTCATGTCCCCGAATTAGATGTACTCGTGCCGGACCTGAGCCCTGGCGCTGATCATCGAAGTGCGGCTGCACGAATGCTGCGCCAACGATGTGAGCAGGAACTACCTCATCGCTATCAGGGTGAAAGGGAGCGGCGGGAAGCGGCAATCCGGTTGGAGCAGGAGTTAGACACCATCGTGCAGTTGGGGTTCCAAGGCTATTTTCTTACTGTCGCTGAAGTTGTGGATCTGATTCAAAGCATGGGGGTGCGAGTTGCTGCTCGCGGATCAGGCGCCGGCAGTCTGGTGAACCATCTGCTGGGTATCTCAGGAGTAGAGCCAATGCGACATGGCTTGATTATGGAGCGCTTCCTCTCGCCGCTACGCCGCTCATTACCCGATATCGATATCGACGTGGAATCTGCCCGACGTACCGAGGTGTATGAGCAGATCCTGCAACGGTTCGGTGGTGAACGCTGCATCTGCGTATCGATGATGGATACCTATCGAGTTCGTCATGCGATTCGAGATACTGGCGCCGCACTAGGGCTACCGCCAGCCGATATCGATTCTTTTGCCAAGGCTTTCCCCCACATCGCGGCCCGGGACATTCGATCGGCGTTGGCGGATCTGCCGGAGCTACGCACGAGTGGGCTAGGTCAGCTCGCTGCGACCGGTGGGATGGATCGATTCTTAGATCTGGTGGAGGCGTTAGACGGCTTACCACGGCACGTGGCGCTTCATCCTTGCGGTGTGCTGTTGTCAGACGCTTCATTGCTTGACCGGACCCCGGTGGAAGCCTCATGGCAAGGGTTCCCCATGAGCCAGTTCGATAAAGACGATGTGGAAGAAATGGGCTTTCTCAAACTGGACGTGTTGGGTATTCGCATGCAATCCGCTATGGCTCACGCCGTCACCGAGGTGCAGCGAGTTACCGGCGCAGAGGTAGATATTGATCGCGCCCCGCTAGACGATGACGACACTTTCCAACTGATCCAGTCCGCCAAGACCTTGGGCTGTTTTCAGATTGAGTCACCTGGACAGCGAGAGTTGGTGGGGAAGTTTGCTCCGGAGAATTTCGACGACATCATCATCGACATTTCACTGTTCCGGCCAGGACCGGTAAAGAGCGACATGATCAGCCCATTCTTGCGGGCCCGACAGGGCTGGTCGCTGCCGGAGTATGTGCACGAAGATCTAAGACCGGTATTAGCCGAGACCGCCGGTGTGGTGGTGTTCCACGAACAGGTAATCAAGTTGGTGTCGATCATGACCGGTTGCACCTTGGCGCAAGCGGACGAAGTCCGCCGCACCATGGGCAGTCCGGAAGGGCAGCAACGGGTGCGGGGCTGGTTCTATCCGACAGCCATGGCGCAGGGCTATTCGCTAGCTACGGTCGAGGAGATCTGGGATGTATTGCAGGCCTTCGCATCTTTTGGCTTCTGTAAAGCGCATGCGGCAGCCTTCG
The sequence above is a segment of the Actinomycetes bacterium genome. Coding sequences within it:
- a CDS encoding DNA polymerase III subunit alpha translates to MVVGEPFAHLHTASAYSLRYGASQPAALVERAAELGQPLLALTDRGGLYGAVRFAIECMAADISPVLGVDLAVAPSGLLRRSTPQPSSRRTPAKGGAWVEPDHPRVVLLAQGQQGWASLCRLVSAAHLSGQRGEPVADVAQIARHSEGLVLLLGAESECGRAVTAHRLDLADRLLRRWREIFGDRMHAAVACHLVPQSGESMAGRTGPGADGLSLPAASRFYRWAVERNVSPVLTNAVRHAHREQAPVVDVLDAIRRLVPLSSRHLSRGNSEGYLKSAAQMFQMGEQVVTAAGYATDRVQQLLANTMALAQQCALDPVADMGIGSVHVPELDVLVPDLSPGADHRSAAARMLRQRCEQELPHRYQGERERREAAIRLEQELDTIVQLGFQGYFLTVAEVVDLIQSMGVRVAARGSGAGSLVNHLLGISGVEPMRHGLIMERFLSPLRRSLPDIDIDVESARRTEVYEQILQRFGGERCICVSMMDTYRVRHAIRDTGAALGLPPADIDSFAKAFPHIAARDIRSALADLPELRTSGLGQLAATGGMDRFLDLVEALDGLPRHVALHPCGVLLSDASLLDRTPVEASWQGFPMSQFDKDDVEEMGFLKLDVLGIRMQSAMAHAVTEVQRVTGAEVDIDRAPLDDDDTFQLIQSAKTLGCFQIESPGQRELVGKFAPENFDDIIIDISLFRPGPVKSDMISPFLRARQGWSLPEYVHEDLRPVLAETAGVVVFHEQVIKLVSIMTGCTLAQADEVRRTMGSPEGQQRVRGWFYPTAMAQGYSLATVEEIWDVLQAFASFGFCKAHAAAFALPTYQSAWLKAHYPAAFLAGVLTHDPGMYPKRLILDDARNFGIPILGLNINQSDRVYRVEQVGESWGIRLPLAEVKGISAAEESAIVAGQPYASLTEVWQRSGLSRPVAEHLVLAGAFDDLHGLGSSRPGRLTRRDLLLQIIELERHTRAAQGGRGTRRAARRATPPAETSSIDPAIAARQQSLAPAPAQDPDQVEVQFALDLFQPPEPMPSGLPEMGSGEKVRAEVEVLGMDVSSHIVSFYNRMLADLAVVRSQDLLNCRSQSEVLVAGVKAAVQTPPVRSGRRVVFLTLDDSTGPVDATFFEDVQGDYATTVFHSWLLLVRGKIRRTGRRGISLRATGCWELGEVWQLWREVGAEGVQQMLAAAPAPDSAGPAAANDSDPRRRTAAGGMGQRRRVLVHASGFRMSPYADVRPAGEEAGKPQPRRTSRGGAPGKLWHSSPGSSGW